One part of the Chryseobacterium sp. 7 genome encodes these proteins:
- a CDS encoding deoxyhypusine synthase family protein produces MSKPITEFIEKYYLHFNAAALVDASKGYVAHLKDGGKMMITLAGAMSTAELGKILAEMIRQGKVDFISCTGANLEEDLMNLVAHSHYERVPHYRDLTAQDEWDLLERGLNRVTDTCIPEEEAFRRLQKHIVEIWKDAEAKGERYFPHEFMYKMILSGVLEQYYEIPRENSWMIAAAEANLPIVVPGWEDSTMGNIFASYCIKGELRATTMKSGIEYMTYLADWYTKNSGGKGVGFFQIGGGIAGDFPICVVPMLYQDMEMHDIPFWSYFCQISDSTTSYGSYSGAVPNEKITWGKLDITTPKFIVESDATICAPLMFSYILEN; encoded by the coding sequence ATGAGCAAACCGATAACTGAGTTCATAGAAAAGTATTACCTGCACTTCAACGCAGCTGCATTGGTGGATGCTTCTAAAGGATATGTTGCACATCTTAAAGATGGCGGAAAAATGATGATTACTTTGGCAGGAGCAATGTCTACTGCTGAGTTAGGAAAGATTCTTGCTGAAATGATCCGTCAGGGAAAAGTAGATTTTATCTCTTGTACAGGGGCTAACCTTGAAGAAGATTTAATGAACCTTGTAGCACACTCTCACTATGAAAGAGTTCCTCATTATAGAGATTTAACTGCTCAGGATGAGTGGGATCTTTTAGAAAGAGGTCTGAACAGAGTTACAGATACTTGTATTCCTGAAGAAGAAGCTTTCAGAAGACTACAAAAACATATCGTAGAGATCTGGAAAGATGCAGAAGCTAAAGGAGAAAGATATTTCCCACACGAATTCATGTACAAAATGATCCTTTCAGGAGTATTGGAACAGTACTATGAAATTCCTAGAGAAAACTCTTGGATGATTGCTGCTGCAGAAGCCAATTTACCAATTGTAGTACCGGGATGGGAAGATTCTACAATGGGTAACATCTTCGCTTCTTACTGCATCAAAGGAGAGCTTAGGGCTACTACAATGAAATCAGGTATCGAATATATGACTTACCTTGCTGACTGGTATACTAAAAACTCAGGAGGAAAAGGAGTAGGATTCTTCCAGATTGGTGGAGGTATCGCAGGAGATTTCCCTATCTGCGTAGTTCCAATGTTGTATCAGGATATGGAAATGCATGACATTCCTTTCTGGTCTTATTTCTGCCAGATTTCTGATTCTACAACATCTTATGGTTCATACTCAGGAGCTGTTCCAAATGAGAAAATCACTTGGGGTAAACTGGATATCACTACACCGAAATTTATCGTTGAAAGTGATGCTACCATCTGTGCACCATTGATGTTCTCTTATATCTTAGAAAACTAA
- a CDS encoding GreA/GreB family elongation factor — MSNHIIVTTGIYDAIKDTLRRKKVSAGEEKRLTEELRKAKQVLRRDLPADIVTVDRKVTLKDHTLDFEHEYIFVPSTKAKLKKNKHSILSDIALAVVGYKVGDIIDWPFREGERKIEILKVETWEG; from the coding sequence ATGTCCAATCATATTATTGTAACCACGGGAATTTATGATGCTATAAAAGATACACTCAGAAGAAAAAAAGTGAGTGCCGGAGAAGAAAAAAGACTTACTGAAGAACTTAGAAAAGCGAAACAGGTGCTGAGAAGAGATCTTCCTGCTGATATTGTAACAGTAGACAGAAAGGTAACGTTAAAAGACCACACATTAGATTTTGAACACGAATATATTTTTGTGCCGTCTACCAAAGCAAAGCTTAAGAAGAATAAACATTCCATTCTGTCGGATATTGCTCTGGCAGTAGTAGGATACAAGGTAGGGGATATCATAGACTGGCCTTTCAGAGAAGGAGAAAGGAAAATTGAGATTCTAAAAGTGGAAACCTGGGAAGGATAA
- the arfB gene encoding alternative ribosome rescue aminoacyl-tRNA hydrolase ArfB — translation MKDFSKELNFKTSRSSGAGGQNVNKVETAVTVLWKVDASEFFNDDQKVLIQDKLKNRINADGLLFLTVSESRTQLMNKNKAIEKIIEIVNKALIVPKKRTATKPSKGQKQKRLDNKKKLSDKKENRRFRL, via the coding sequence ATGAAAGACTTTTCAAAAGAACTCAATTTTAAAACTTCCCGCAGCAGTGGAGCGGGCGGGCAAAACGTTAATAAAGTAGAGACTGCTGTTACCGTACTTTGGAAAGTAGATGCATCAGAATTCTTTAATGATGATCAGAAAGTATTAATTCAGGATAAACTGAAAAACAGAATCAATGCAGATGGTCTTTTATTTCTCACAGTTTCTGAAAGCAGAACCCAGCTGATGAATAAAAATAAAGCCATTGAAAAAATAATCGAAATCGTCAACAAAGCGCTCATTGTTCCAAAAAAAAGAACTGCAACAAAACCATCAAAAGGACAGAAACAAAAAAGATTGGACAACAAGAAAAAACTTTCCGACAAGAAAGAAAACAGGCGTTTCAGGTTGTAA
- a CDS encoding AMP-binding protein — translation MLIDFNNLNINQLSFNTEFEKKVKIFLEEWFSEKKGVNVQTSGSTGVPKIFEIEKKKMVSSAVMTCNFLGLKEGDIALLCLPVEYISGKMMIVRSVERKLKLRITDPSLKPVENLEEEINFCAMTPLQVENSLEKLHLIKNLIIGGAAVSESLKNKILQMNLSPSNQIFETYGMSETLSHIGLKQLMPEQEDYFTVFENVTISLDDRGCLKIFAPNVNAEELQTNDLVDIRNEKQFKFLGRIDNVINSGGAKIFPETLEALVKKEIPNEAVFVGLPDETLGQKLVLIIEGNKSDEVIKKITEMPFEKSFHKPKDIIFIREIPRTPNGKVSRMELYKNINL, via the coding sequence ATGCTGATAGACTTCAATAATCTCAATATTAATCAATTATCTTTCAATACCGAATTTGAAAAGAAAGTGAAAATTTTTCTGGAAGAATGGTTTTCAGAAAAAAAAGGAGTAAATGTCCAGACATCAGGCTCTACAGGAGTTCCAAAAATTTTTGAAATTGAGAAAAAGAAAATGGTCAGCTCAGCAGTGATGACCTGTAATTTTTTGGGATTAAAAGAAGGTGATATCGCATTGCTCTGCCTGCCAGTAGAATATATTTCAGGTAAAATGATGATTGTGCGTTCTGTAGAGAGGAAATTAAAATTAAGAATTACCGATCCATCTTTAAAGCCTGTTGAAAATCTGGAAGAAGAAATCAATTTTTGCGCTATGACACCGCTTCAGGTAGAAAACTCACTTGAAAAACTTCACCTGATCAAAAATCTGATCATTGGAGGGGCTGCCGTCTCAGAAAGCCTGAAAAATAAAATTTTACAGATGAACCTTAGTCCTTCAAACCAGATTTTTGAAACCTACGGAATGTCTGAAACCCTTTCTCATATTGGCTTAAAACAATTAATGCCGGAGCAGGAAGATTATTTCACAGTCTTTGAAAATGTAACTATTTCTTTAGATGACAGAGGTTGTCTGAAGATTTTTGCACCCAATGTAAATGCTGAAGAATTACAAACTAATGATTTAGTTGATATTAGAAATGAAAAACAGTTTAAATTTCTTGGAAGAATTGACAATGTAATTAATTCAGGAGGCGCAAAAATTTTCCCGGAAACACTTGAAGCATTAGTGAAAAAAGAAATCCCGAACGAAGCTGTATTTGTGGGTTTGCCGGATGAAACTTTGGGACAAAAACTGGTACTTATTATTGAAGGAAATAAATCTGATGAGGTAATAAAGAAAATTACAGAAATGCCCTTTGAGAAGAGTTTCCACAAGCCAAAAGACATTATTTTTATCCGTGAAATTCCAAGAACACCTAATGGAAAAGTAAGCAGAATGGAACTCTATAAAAATATAAATCTCTAG
- a CDS encoding T9SS type A sorting domain-containing protein, whose product MKKKYFLFFSIISIFFNAQSFSFDTTFGNGGYCMYDNFYETSDAVMLPDGQFITATSTGSITIRKVNQSGILDTYFGTKNYNMDTSTIDKSESIKKIILNNNKILIYGRVNATPTHSLYDWFLTRINLDGSLDTSFGTNGFTTQSVSQNGTADDFAVDQNGNSYLLISNIGSYMVKVNSNGVIDSNFGTNGKLPLNTFYPKKFYVQNDGKLVMAGTKTNTLTYTEDSYIERRLPDGTYDSTFGNNGAVFIPNTDGSVIRNFEYDYANNSILVLHTKNTTYGGTFYLSKIQISDGASVSGFSNNGRTPDYSFNTAQQLTLGQITVLPNSKIVVMGALMNMYNGTPNLIQQLFVTRLNANGSVDYTTSSTGFQYFMAAPPTASIRADYVKKLFNLNDGSLVLAYSGGSVTYGSKSFLAKFNSGFLGMENVSAKDQNNNFTLYPNPANDNVTIQNKKYSNESFDYNIFDLSGKTIQSGSSKFNEQMNIQRLEKGNYIIQVEAKKGDRQSLKLVKK is encoded by the coding sequence ATGAAAAAAAAATATTTTTTATTCTTTTCAATTATCAGCATTTTTTTTAACGCCCAAAGTTTTAGTTTTGATACTACATTTGGAAATGGCGGTTATTGTATGTATGATAATTTCTATGAGACATCGGATGCCGTCATGCTTCCGGATGGTCAGTTTATTACAGCCACATCCACGGGTTCTATCACGATCAGAAAGGTAAATCAAAGTGGAATTCTTGATACATATTTTGGAACAAAAAACTATAATATGGACACAAGTACCATTGATAAAAGCGAATCCATCAAAAAAATTATTTTAAATAATAATAAAATATTGATCTATGGAAGGGTAAATGCCACTCCTACTCACAGCTTATATGATTGGTTTCTAACGAGAATTAATCTGGACGGATCCCTGGACACCAGTTTTGGCACCAATGGTTTTACCACTCAATCTGTAAGTCAAAATGGTACAGCAGATGATTTTGCGGTGGATCAGAACGGAAACAGTTACCTTCTTATTTCCAACATAGGTTCTTATATGGTAAAAGTAAACTCTAATGGAGTGATTGATTCTAATTTTGGTACCAACGGGAAGTTGCCACTTAATACATTTTATCCTAAAAAATTCTACGTACAAAATGACGGAAAACTTGTAATGGCAGGTACCAAAACCAACACATTAACCTACACCGAGGACTCTTATATCGAAAGAAGGCTGCCTGATGGTACTTACGATTCTACATTTGGTAATAATGGAGCTGTTTTTATTCCTAATACTGATGGCTCTGTTATCAGAAATTTTGAATATGATTATGCCAATAATTCCATCTTAGTGCTGCATACAAAAAATACTACATATGGAGGTACTTTCTATTTGTCTAAAATTCAAATTTCAGACGGTGCTTCTGTTTCTGGATTCTCTAATAATGGAAGAACACCTGATTATAGTTTTAACACTGCACAGCAATTGACATTAGGGCAAATTACCGTATTACCTAATTCAAAAATAGTAGTAATGGGAGCCTTAATGAACATGTATAATGGTACTCCCAATCTTATTCAGCAATTATTCGTCACAAGACTGAATGCTAATGGCAGCGTGGATTACACTACTTCCAGCACTGGTTTTCAATATTTCATGGCTGCTCCTCCCACCGCATCCATAAGAGCTGATTATGTGAAAAAGTTATTTAACCTTAATGACGGCTCACTTGTTCTTGCCTATTCCGGTGGCAGCGTAACGTATGGCTCTAAATCTTTTTTGGCTAAGTTTAACAGTGGTTTCCTGGGAATGGAGAATGTTTCTGCCAAAGATCAAAACAATAATTTCACCCTCTATCCTAACCCGGCTAATGATAACGTTACGATACAAAACAAGAAATACAGTAACGAAAGTTTTGATTACAACATTTTTGACCTGTCCGGAAAAACAATTCAAAGCGGTTCTTCAAAATTCAATGAACAAATGAACATTCAGAGATTAGAAAAAGGAAATTATATCATCCAGGTTGAAGCTAAAAAAGGAGACAGACAGTCTTTGAAATTAGTAAAAAAATAA
- a CDS encoding HdeD family acid-resistance protein: MANLFQTLTNTVKHWYIPLIFGIIFLLCGFYVFSVPLATYVTLSIFFSVSFLFSGITEVFFSLQNSKSLQGWGWFLVSGLLTTAIGVYLIANPQISMTVLPFVIGFTLLFRSFQLLGFAFDLKSMRIMSWGNVALASVGGIIFSLLLIFNPVFTGISLVTLTGVSFIFMGIASIMLALDLRKVKKIPGKVSQELRDRIKSIQDEIDDLKK, encoded by the coding sequence ATGGCCAATTTATTTCAAACTCTTACCAATACTGTAAAACACTGGTACATTCCATTAATCTTCGGAATAATTTTCCTTCTCTGTGGTTTCTATGTATTCAGCGTACCTCTTGCAACGTATGTTACACTCTCTATTTTTTTCAGTGTTTCATTTTTATTCTCGGGAATTACAGAAGTTTTCTTTTCCTTACAAAACAGTAAGTCCTTACAAGGCTGGGGCTGGTTTCTGGTAAGTGGATTGCTAACGACTGCAATAGGAGTGTATCTTATCGCGAATCCTCAGATTTCCATGACAGTACTTCCGTTCGTGATTGGGTTTACATTGCTGTTCCGTTCCTTTCAATTATTGGGATTCGCATTCGATCTTAAAAGCATGAGAATAATGAGTTGGGGAAATGTAGCCCTTGCCAGTGTGGGAGGAATTATTTTTTCTCTGTTACTGATATTTAATCCGGTGTTTACAGGAATTTCATTAGTTACCCTTACCGGTGTTTCTTTCATTTTTATGGGAATAGCTTCCATTATGCTTGCTTTGGATTTAAGAAAAGTAAAAAAGATTCCGGGAAAAGTAAGTCAGGAATTAAGAGACAGAATCAAATCTATACAGGACGAGATTGATGATCTTAAAAAATAA
- a CDS encoding agmatine/peptidylarginine deiminase: MKKLFTLTLALTFVISMAQTDYHFPEESSKHEGTWLQWPHHYQFGMTYCKRVEQTWIDMTKALQSGEKVHIIAYNNEEKNRIVNLLEENKIPMTNIDFRVYPTDDVWIRDSGPIFVKDNKGNLLIEDWGFNAWGGNFDSENCDKIPQKIGTDLGIKVINLNEEMVNEGGAVETDGNGVLMACKSSVISQKKGATRNKDITQKEAEEMFETYYGVSKVIWLDGVTGLDVTDMHIDGFMKFSNQNTMITMKEDDLLELGLSEKDVNTLYTATNVNGKEYKKVYVPATKSRVKTAYGKQLEDKGSYVNYYVANNVVLVPNYGDPNDTIANKIIQDQYPDRKVIGIDVRNLYENGGMVHCVTQQQPAGNPVK; encoded by the coding sequence ATGAAAAAATTATTTACACTCACTTTAGCATTAACCTTTGTAATCAGTATGGCACAGACAGATTATCATTTTCCCGAAGAATCTTCAAAGCATGAAGGAACCTGGCTGCAATGGCCACACCATTATCAGTTCGGAATGACTTATTGTAAAAGGGTAGAGCAGACATGGATAGATATGACAAAAGCCCTTCAGTCTGGAGAGAAAGTTCACATTATTGCTTATAATAATGAAGAAAAAAACAGAATTGTTAATCTTTTGGAGGAAAACAAAATTCCAATGACAAACATTGATTTCAGAGTGTATCCTACCGATGATGTATGGATCAGAGATAGCGGACCTATCTTCGTAAAAGATAACAAAGGAAACTTACTCATCGAAGACTGGGGATTTAATGCTTGGGGAGGAAATTTTGATTCCGAAAACTGTGATAAAATACCACAAAAGATAGGCACTGATCTGGGAATAAAAGTCATTAATCTGAATGAAGAAATGGTAAATGAAGGAGGAGCTGTGGAAACAGATGGAAACGGTGTTTTAATGGCTTGTAAGAGTTCAGTCATCAGTCAGAAAAAAGGAGCTACCAGAAATAAAGATATCACTCAGAAAGAAGCTGAGGAAATGTTTGAAACCTATTACGGAGTTTCCAAAGTAATTTGGCTGGACGGCGTAACGGGATTGGATGTTACCGATATGCATATCGACGGTTTTATGAAATTTAGTAATCAGAATACCATGATTACCATGAAAGAAGATGATCTTCTTGAGCTGGGGCTTTCAGAGAAAGATGTCAATACCCTTTATACAGCAACCAATGTAAATGGAAAAGAATACAAGAAAGTGTATGTTCCGGCCACTAAGAGCAGAGTGAAAACAGCGTATGGAAAGCAGCTGGAAGATAAAGGCTCCTATGTCAATTATTATGTAGCCAACAACGTGGTACTTGTTCCAAATTATGGAGATCCTAATGATACAATTGCGAACAAGATTATTCAGGATCAGTATCCGGATAGAAAAGTAATAGGAATAGACGTAAGAAACTTATATGAGAACGGAGGAATGGTACATTGTGTAACCCAGCAGCAACCCGCCGGAAATCCAGTAAAATAA
- a CDS encoding amino acid permease, giving the protein MSNENKTGQNETLVRGLTNRHIQLIALGGAIGTGLFLGIGPAAVLAGPSVILGYALAGIIAFFIMRQLGEMVVQEPVSGSFSYFAYKYWGNFPGFASGWNYWILYILVSMAELTAIGHYIHFWWPEIPLWVSSLFFFIVINALNLASVKVYGETEFWFSIIKVVAIIAMIIFGIYLLISGTGGEKATITNLWNDGGFFPKGLFNKTENGYSGLFAAMAMIMFSFGGLELIGITAAEAKNPEKTIPQATNQVIYRILIFYVGALVILFSLSPWRDITEGSSPFVMVFQNLNGLEFSLFGKVIQFNTLIANVLNLIVLTAALSVYNSSVYSNSRMLFGLAQQGNAPKFLKKLNKNSVPTNAIIISSCFAGICIIINKLVPEKAFEYLMALVVSTLIINWLMICYTHLKFKKSINADGIHSKFPSIFYPISNYICIAFLVLILGLMSITGMEIQVILIPIWIGFLFVMYKLYKPK; this is encoded by the coding sequence ATGAGCAACGAAAATAAAACAGGACAAAACGAGACTTTAGTTAGAGGATTAACAAACCGACATATACAATTAATTGCCCTTGGAGGTGCCATAGGAACAGGATTATTTCTGGGAATTGGACCCGCTGCAGTATTGGCAGGACCATCCGTAATCTTAGGCTATGCTTTGGCAGGAATTATCGCTTTTTTTATTATGCGTCAGCTGGGTGAAATGGTAGTTCAGGAACCCGTTTCGGGAAGTTTTAGCTACTTTGCCTACAAATATTGGGGAAATTTTCCAGGTTTTGCTTCCGGATGGAACTACTGGATTCTCTATATTCTGGTAAGTATGGCGGAGCTTACAGCAATTGGACATTATATTCACTTCTGGTGGCCGGAAATACCACTCTGGGTTTCCAGTTTATTCTTTTTTATAGTCATCAATGCACTTAACCTTGCTTCTGTGAAGGTCTATGGTGAAACAGAATTCTGGTTTTCCATCATTAAAGTAGTTGCTATTATTGCAATGATTATTTTCGGAATTTATCTTTTAATAAGTGGTACAGGAGGAGAAAAAGCCACCATTACCAATCTGTGGAATGATGGAGGGTTCTTTCCAAAAGGATTATTTAATAAAACAGAAAACGGATATTCGGGGCTGTTTGCAGCCATGGCCATGATCATGTTCTCATTTGGTGGGCTTGAACTTATTGGAATTACTGCTGCAGAGGCGAAAAATCCTGAAAAAACAATTCCACAGGCTACCAATCAGGTAATTTATAGAATTCTTATTTTCTACGTAGGAGCTTTGGTGATCTTATTCTCATTAAGCCCTTGGAGAGACATTACAGAAGGATCCAGTCCGTTTGTAATGGTATTTCAAAATCTGAATGGTCTTGAATTCAGTCTTTTTGGTAAGGTTATTCAGTTCAATACATTAATTGCGAATGTTCTGAACCTGATTGTTTTAACAGCTGCTTTATCGGTTTACAACAGTAGTGTTTACAGTAACAGCAGAATGCTTTTCGGGTTGGCTCAGCAAGGGAATGCTCCTAAATTTTTGAAAAAACTAAACAAGAATTCTGTTCCTACCAACGCAATCATTATTTCTTCGTGTTTTGCAGGAATTTGTATCATCATCAATAAATTAGTACCGGAAAAAGCTTTTGAATACCTGATGGCTTTAGTGGTATCTACATTAATTATCAACTGGCTGATGATATGCTACACCCACTTGAAGTTTAAAAAATCGATCAATGCAGATGGAATCCATTCAAAGTTTCCTTCTATATTTTACCCGATATCCAACTATATCTGTATTGCTTTTTTAGTTTTGATTTTAGGACTTATGAGTATTACAGGGATGGAGATTCAGGTAATTCTGATCCCGATATGGATAGGCTTTTTGTTTGTGATGTACAAATTATACAAACCGAAATAA
- a CDS encoding helix-turn-helix domain-containing protein, with protein sequence MKVCGQNIRKIRRSRDLTQEYMAFEMGISQKAYSDIENSKVKINLEILTKISDILDIKPSDICSISHKCGNDEYEDKYQSLLEYMKKNNISVPKEFL encoded by the coding sequence ATGAAAGTATGTGGACAAAATATCAGGAAAATACGTAGGAGCAGAGATCTTACGCAGGAATACATGGCATTTGAAATGGGAATTTCCCAAAAAGCATATTCCGATATTGAGAATTCCAAAGTGAAGATCAATCTGGAGATACTGACTAAAATATCTGATATTTTAGACATCAAACCATCTGATATCTGTAGTATTTCGCATAAATGCGGAAATGATGAATACGAAGATAAATATCAAAGTCTTTTGGAATACATGAAAAAAAATAATATTTCAGTTCCTAAAGAGTTTTTATAA
- the ccoN gene encoding cytochrome-c oxidase, cbb3-type subunit I, with product METQKFNYDNNIVRAFLYATVAFGLVGFLLGLTAALMLFYPELPEFLFGTDDTTIKSLASGNIQGLINTQGAMGFGRIRMLHTSAVIFAFVCNSFFCGAYYSMQRLLKTRLYSDTLSWIHFWSWQFMIVTVVITFLMGINTSKEYAEHEWPIDILIAFSWIIFGINMFGTIAKRRVRHLYVAIWFYIATWIAVAMLHIFNNLEVPLSFTSWKSYSVYAGVKDALVQWWYGHNAVAFVLTTPVLGLMYYFMPKAAQRPVFSYKLSIIHFWSLIFVYLWAGPHHLQYTALPAWAQAVGTGFSIMLIAPSWGGMLNGLLTLRGAWDKVRENPILKFFVVAVTCYGMATFEGPLLATKSLNKIGHYTDWVIGHVHLGALGWNGFMAFGVVYYLVPIMWRTSLWSKKLANWHFWLGTLGIIFYAVPMYISGFTQGLMWKQFNPDGTLLWKNWLDTVTAIIPYFKMRFLGGVLYLSGAILMVINVIKTIKAGSFQKNVPAEAPALANIGTSRKEGEGVHLWLERTPTLLSVLAFITIAIGGLVEIVPTLSLKQSVPTITAVKPYTPLELEGRDLYIREGCNSCHSQMIRPFRDEVVRFEGKNGQYSKAGEFVYDRPFLWGSKRTGPDLHREGGRNPDSWHFKHMYNPRITSAGSIMPRFPWLITNKLDKTQMVDKMKLMKNAFDVPYTKAQIDSANQWADNQSKAIVQRIYAEATDVKDQMVKEKAAKGSAYVPLEQREIVAMIAYLQRLGTDIKTTQVQTASVE from the coding sequence ATGGAGACGCAAAAATTTAATTATGACAATAATATTGTCAGAGCATTCCTCTATGCGACTGTCGCATTCGGACTTGTAGGATTTCTGCTGGGGCTTACAGCTGCATTGATGCTTTTTTATCCTGAACTGCCTGAATTTTTATTCGGTACTGACGATACAACTATTAAAAGCCTAGCCTCGGGTAATATTCAGGGACTGATCAATACTCAGGGAGCTATGGGCTTCGGGAGAATCAGAATGCTTCATACAAGTGCTGTCATTTTTGCTTTCGTCTGTAATTCCTTTTTCTGCGGTGCTTACTACAGTATGCAGAGACTCCTTAAAACCAGATTGTACAGCGATACCCTTTCATGGATTCACTTCTGGTCCTGGCAGTTTATGATTGTAACTGTAGTGATTACATTCCTGATGGGAATCAATACTTCTAAAGAATATGCCGAACATGAATGGCCTATTGATATCTTAATTGCATTCTCTTGGATCATTTTCGGAATCAATATGTTCGGAACGATTGCCAAAAGAAGAGTGAGACATTTATACGTAGCCATCTGGTTCTATATAGCCACCTGGATTGCAGTAGCGATGCTTCACATCTTCAATAACCTGGAAGTTCCGTTATCTTTCACAAGCTGGAAATCTTATTCTGTATATGCAGGGGTAAAAGATGCATTAGTACAATGGTGGTATGGGCACAATGCAGTAGCATTCGTATTAACCACCCCTGTATTGGGTCTGATGTATTACTTTATGCCAAAAGCAGCTCAGCGACCGGTATTCTCATACAAACTATCCATTATTCACTTCTGGTCGCTGATCTTTGTATACCTTTGGGCCGGCCCTCACCACCTGCAGTATACAGCTTTACCGGCATGGGCACAGGCAGTAGGAACAGGTTTCTCTATCATGCTGATTGCACCGTCATGGGGAGGAATGCTGAATGGCCTTCTTACGTTAAGAGGAGCATGGGATAAAGTAAGAGAAAATCCGATCCTTAAATTCTTTGTGGTAGCGGTTACCTGCTATGGTATGGCTACTTTCGAAGGACCTTTATTAGCAACAAAATCATTAAATAAAATTGGGCACTATACCGACTGGGTGATTGGCCACGTACACTTAGGAGCTCTTGGATGGAATGGTTTCATGGCATTCGGGGTGGTATATTATCTGGTTCCAATTATGTGGAGAACATCCCTTTGGTCTAAGAAACTGGCCAACTGGCACTTCTGGCTGGGAACACTAGGAATTATCTTCTACGCAGTTCCTATGTATATTTCAGGATTTACACAGGGATTAATGTGGAAACAATTCAATCCGGACGGAACACTATTATGGAAAAACTGGCTGGATACGGTAACTGCAATTATTCCATACTTTAAAATGAGATTCTTAGGTGGGGTACTTTATTTGTCGGGAGCGATTTTAATGGTGATCAACGTTATCAAAACGATCAAGGCTGGTTCATTCCAAAAAAATGTTCCTGCAGAGGCTCCCGCATTAGCCAATATCGGAACTTCAAGAAAAGAAGGTGAAGGCGTACACCTTTGGTTGGAAAGAACACCTACTCTCCTTTCTGTATTAGCTTTCATTACCATAGCAATTGGTGGATTGGTGGAAATTGTTCCTACGCTGTCCCTGAAGCAAAGTGTTCCCACAATTACCGCAGTAAAACCTTATACACCATTGGAACTTGAAGGAAGAGACTTATATATCCGTGAAGGCTGTAATTCCTGCCACTCTCAGATGATCAGACCTTTCCGTGATGAGGTGGTAAGATTTGAAGGGAAAAACGGACAGTATTCCAAAGCGGGAGAATTTGTTTACGACAGACCTTTCTTATGGGGTTCTAAGAGAACAGGACCTGATTTACATAGAGAAGGAGGAAGAAACCCGGATTCATGGCACTTCAAACATATGTACAACCCAAGAATTACGTCTGCCGGTTCTATCATGCCACGTTTCCCATGGTTAATCACCAATAAACTGGACAAAACTCAAATGGTGGATAAAATGAAACTGATGAAAAATGCCTTCGATGTTCCTTATACAAAAGCTCAGATCGATTCTGCTAACCAATGGGCGGATAACCAGTCAAAAGCAATTGTACAGAGAATTTACGCTGAAGCAACGGATGTAAAAGATCAGATGGTAAAAGAAAAAGCAGCCAAAGGATCTGCTTATGTACCGCTTGAACAGAGAGAAATTGTAGCGATGATTGCTTACCTGCAAAGATTAGGTACAGACATTAAAACAACACAGGTACAAACCGCAAGCGTAGAGTAA